A single genomic interval of Daucus carota subsp. sativus chromosome 1, DH1 v3.0, whole genome shotgun sequence harbors:
- the LOC108205457 gene encoding uridylate kinase PUMPKIN, chloroplastic, whose amino-acid sequence MAIASTLSFSSSTITSSPCLSFLKPLHHQKSNFLTLPCQIPRGNFVVKCSASDPLNGRQRLPSEVPFGATLNENGLSTPSFRWRRVLLKVSGEALAGDQKQNIDPKVTMAIAREVASVTRLGIEVAIVVGGGNIFRGSSWAGSSGLDRSSADYIGMLATVMNAIYLQATMESLGIPTRVQTAFRMSEVAEPYIRRRAVRHLEKGRVVIFAAGTGNPFFTTDTAAALRCAEINAEVVLKATNVDGVYSEDPRDNPDASLLENLTYHEVISKELSVMDLTAITLCQENNIPVVVFDLNKTGNIAKAIKGEKVGTLIEGSRNVVTASS is encoded by the exons atggcCATTGCTTCTACTTTGAGTTTTAGCAGCTCAACTATCACTTCTTCACCTTGTTTGAGTTTCTTGAAACCACTTCACCATCAAAAGTCCAATTTTTTAACTTTGCCTTGTCAAATTCCACGTGGTAATTTTGTTGTTAAGTGCTCTGCTTCAGACCCTTTGAATGGCAG GCAGCGACTTCCTTCTGAGGTTCCATTTGGTGCTACATTGAACGAAAATGGTCTGTCAACGCCATCATTCAGATGGCGTCGGGTACTACTGAAAGTAAGTGGAGAGGCGCTTGCTGGTGACCAAAAACAGAATATTGATCCGAAG GTCACAATGGCTATTGCAAGAGAAGTTGCTTCCGTGACTCGGCTTGGCATTGAG GTTGCGATAGTAGTTGGCGGGGGAAATATATTTCGTGGTTCTTCCTGGGCAGGAAGTAGTGGTCTCGACCGATCTTCCGCTGATTATATAGG GATGTTGGCAACTGTCATGAATGCTATATATCTGCAAGCAACAATGGAAAGCCTTGGTATTCCAACTAGAGTCCAGACAGCATTTCGCATGTCTGAAGTTGCTGAGCCATACATACGTAGAAGGGCTGTTAGGCATTTAGAAAAAGGAAGGGTAGTAATATTTGCAGCCGGAACTGGGAATCCGTTCTTCACCACAGACACAGCTGCAGCTCTTCGGTGTGCTGAGA TTAATGCAGAGGTTGTGCTGAAAGCTACCAATGTTGATGGTGTATATAGTGAGGACCCAAGGGATAACCCTGATGCCAGTCTTCTCGAAAATTTAACGTATCATGAAGTAATATCTAAGGAGCTTTCAGTTATGGATTTAACTGCAATAACATTGTGTCAAGAGAACAACATTCCAG TTGTCGTTTTCGATCTAAACAAAACTGGTAACATTGCGAAAGCCATAAAGGGAGAGAAGGTAGGGACATTAATTGAAGGATCACGAAATGTTGTAACTGCAAGTTCTTAA
- the LOC108205458 gene encoding protein MKS1 — MNPWETFFEEEHPSPIRRQLQGPRPSPLRVHKVSHTIRKPPLAPAPEFRQPVIIYDISPKVIHTTVNEFRSVVQRLTGSSSSSSTAASSSSGNISPAARLASIERTSPPERERSSGAQMSGAEMGFYQSQGVLSPAPATLPPIPASMFSPGYQDWSMLNDLSPYIGNDIFTPSPTTLLPSEMGNSVHSPSYFDLLRQYFDS; from the coding sequence ATGAATCCATGGGAGACTTTTTTCGAAGAAGAACATCCATCACCGATCAGAAGACAACTGCAGGGTCCACGCCCATCTCCCCTAAGAGTCCACAAAGTATCTCACACCATCAGAAAGCCACCGTTAGCTCCGGCGCCGGAGTTTCGTCAACCAGTCATAATCTACGATATTTCACCCAAAGTCATCCACACAACTGTCAACGAATTCAGGTCAGTTGTCCAAAGACTCACCggatcatcatcttcttcttctaccGCCGCATCATCAAGTTCCGGTAACATTTCTCCGGCTGCAAGACTAGCTTCTATCGAAAGAACCAGCCCTCCGGAGCGAGAAAGGAGCAGTGGAGCCCAGATGAGTGGTGCTGAAATGGGGTTTTATCAGTCTCAAGGAGTATTATCGCCCGCTCCGGCGACCTTGCCGCCTATTCCGGCCAGCATGTTTTCGCCGGGATATCAAGATTGGTCAATGTTGAATGATTTGAGTCCGTACATTGGAAATGACATATTTACCCCTAGTCCCACAACACTACTACCAAGTGAAATGGGTAATTCTGTACATTCACCTTCTTATTTTGATTTACTTCGTCAATACTTTGACTCTTAG